A part of Larimichthys crocea isolate SSNF chromosome VII, L_crocea_2.0, whole genome shotgun sequence genomic DNA contains:
- the slc66a1l gene encoding lysosomal amino acid transporter 1 homolog isoform X2: MATARFPGKSVDVSAANWTAPALGRPVCVNGTPWILYLLEECVDNVWEYCSVMIGLVSMFCFLLSTLPQVYEAYRNGKVEEAMSFGFLFFLFSGDLTSFAGCYLTSQLPIQVVTVVFYIFTDLILISQFLYYKIKNSSSRKSPVLKWLCFMWCGAATLVLLALPKLIIDNSSTLDTQSPTTSKSVEITGYICGYLASVFYLCSRFPQLYKNFQRQSTKGTSYLLFALAMMGNGTYGLSVIVVLPALKGSKRTFIIKHLAWLIGSLGVLILDFFVTAQFIIYRKNYPAKSSTLLSVPEVEPLLCEEVELSML, translated from the exons ATGGCTACTGCGCGCTTCCCCGGGAAGAGTGTGGACGTGTCGGCCGCCAACTGGACAGCTCCGGCGCTGGGCCGGCCGGTGTGTGTCAACGGGACGCCCTGGATCCTCTACCTCCTGGAGGAGTGTGTGGACAATGTGTGGGAGTACTGCAGCGTGATGATAGGACTCGTATCCatgttctgtttcctgctgtCCACTCTGCC GCAGGTCTATGAGGCCTATCGGAACGGTAAAGTGGAGGAGGCCATGTCTTTtggctttcttttcttcctcttcagtgGAGACCTAACCAGCTTTGCAGGGTGTTACCTTACTAGCCAGCTGCCCATTCAG GTCGTCACAGTGGTGTTCTACATCTTCACAGACCTGATCCTCATCTCCCAGTTTCTCTACTATAAGATCAAGAATAGCTCCAGCAGAA AAAGCCCTGTGTTGAAGTGGCTGTGCTTCATGTGGTGTGGTGCTGCTACATTAGTTCTTCTGGCATTACCCAAACTCATCATAGATAATAGTTCAACTTTAGACACCCAG AGCCCAACTACCTCTAAATCAGTGGAAATCACAGGCTATATATGTGGATACCTGGCATCTGTCTTCTACCTCTGCTCACGTTTCCCCCAGCTCTATAAAAAT TTCCAGCGACAATCCACAAAGGGCACCTCCTACCTGTTGTTCGCTCTGGCCATGATGGGGAATGGGACGTATGGATTGAGCGTCATCGTGGTCCTGCCTGCACTGAAGGGATCCAAACGGACCTTTATCATCAAACATCTGGCCTGGCTCATTGGCAGCCTTGGAGTCCTCATACTGGACTTCTTT GTGACTGCCCAGTTCATCATATACAGGAAGAACTACCCTGCTAAAAGCAGCACGCTACTCAGCGTCCCAGAAGTGGAACCTCTTCTGTGTGAAGAAGTGGAACTGTCAATGTTATAG
- the slc66a1l gene encoding lysosomal amino acid transporter 1 homolog isoform X1, giving the protein MSFKSCTHCSQRRVRMWGQSRQTHRHFTVCTESILSDSSDDRTSLHACVLLSTSSGRSGQGHLSRHGYCALPREECGRVGRQLDSSGAGPAGVCQRDALDPLPPGGVCGQCVGVLQRDDRTRIHVLFPAVHSAVYEAYRNGKVEEAMSFGFLFFLFSGDLTSFAGCYLTSQLPIQVVTVVFYIFTDLILISQFLYYKIKNSSSRKSPVLKWLCFMWCGAATLVLLALPKLIIDNSSTLDTQSPTTSKSVEITGYICGYLASVFYLCSRFPQLYKNFQRQSTKGTSYLLFALAMMGNGTYGLSVIVVLPALKGSKRTFIIKHLAWLIGSLGVLILDFFVTAQFIIYRKNYPAKSSTLLSVPEVEPLLCEEVELSML; this is encoded by the exons ATGTCATTTAAAAGCTGCACACACTGTTCACAGAGGCGTGTGAGAATGTGGGGACAGTCACGGCAAACCCACAGACACTTCACAGTCTGCACCGAGTCCATTTTGTCAG ACTCGTCAGATGACAGAACAAGTCTCCACGCGTGTGTTTTATTGAG CACTAGCAGCGGGAGGTCAGGACAGGGACACTTATCTCGCCATGGCTACTGCGCGCTTCCCCGGGAAGAGTGTGGACGTGTCGGCCGCCAACTGGACAGCTCCGGCGCTGGGCCGGCCGGTGTGTGTCAACGGGACGCCCTGGATCCTCTACCTCCTGGAGGAGTGTGTGGACAATGTGTGGGAGTACTGCAGCGTGATGATAGGACTCGTATCCatgttctgtttcctgctgtCCACTCTGCC GTCTATGAGGCCTATCGGAACGGTAAAGTGGAGGAGGCCATGTCTTTtggctttcttttcttcctcttcagtgGAGACCTAACCAGCTTTGCAGGGTGTTACCTTACTAGCCAGCTGCCCATTCAG GTCGTCACAGTGGTGTTCTACATCTTCACAGACCTGATCCTCATCTCCCAGTTTCTCTACTATAAGATCAAGAATAGCTCCAGCAGAA AAAGCCCTGTGTTGAAGTGGCTGTGCTTCATGTGGTGTGGTGCTGCTACATTAGTTCTTCTGGCATTACCCAAACTCATCATAGATAATAGTTCAACTTTAGACACCCAG AGCCCAACTACCTCTAAATCAGTGGAAATCACAGGCTATATATGTGGATACCTGGCATCTGTCTTCTACCTCTGCTCACGTTTCCCCCAGCTCTATAAAAAT TTCCAGCGACAATCCACAAAGGGCACCTCCTACCTGTTGTTCGCTCTGGCCATGATGGGGAATGGGACGTATGGATTGAGCGTCATCGTGGTCCTGCCTGCACTGAAGGGATCCAAACGGACCTTTATCATCAAACATCTGGCCTGGCTCATTGGCAGCCTTGGAGTCCTCATACTGGACTTCTTT GTGACTGCCCAGTTCATCATATACAGGAAGAACTACCCTGCTAAAAGCAGCACGCTACTCAGCGTCCCAGAAGTGGAACCTCTTCTGTGTGAAGAAGTGGAACTGTCAATGTTATAG